The following are encoded together in the Hippoglossus stenolepis isolate QCI-W04-F060 chromosome 12, HSTE1.2, whole genome shotgun sequence genome:
- the LOC118118999 gene encoding mediator of DNA damage checkpoint protein 1 isoform X1, producing the protein MAAAFFRRRSCLNYLHRELCRVVWRPQAALYCSKPSDRKLPRITHISKKDNQKAKPQPAVDVAKLLEQLFSQRRPGTAPPGAGKATKDSTISSTNVSTSDVPHSSKTNPAVSVSPAASTITSTLNAASLSPQPTPASSTEQPPGFIQDFTADAVSTTSASPTSGSAVASAFETSAQTLETKVETAAETDNVEKSLVSAVKTATEPSTESSHHLVEALETQAPVVEGPVEPLIDITVGTAPEIQMISKDSGEEGTLYATIVESSVETAIESSVKTSINPVEAVEAPVEPLIDVTVDTAAPDSGQVGILYTVEPSVETAIETSADTSISPQETSEGVAPVEVSAESMIDITLIETAVESPVEVSLPPVETRASVAGSVETIATAEAPVEREQATSVDLEVVSVSYTTTVEPSFETTVDPSGDATLLPVVTLETTIATVEPSLESAVDPSVESMTSALESEAADLERTVEIEHAASIQNAQEPAVLASETKVESRVESTSGNIAVKEEKSEAAQMTLESVTLHSVKTSVDSLKTDELLQTKFTLDEKVEKRLQELLVGAEHEAAAKAENTGEDEGEIVSKVLSQWSSLSDDLQELEGETATLMTELVCRIPAAPPGTDDAVKTSSASDQTAGDNVACVQVEEEEEAMTLESITLSEVEAEVEILETEALQETSDALEKEADALAKEEKMEVTMATGDVVYSDTAEAEILTLDSISEAADVIEAEIAFMTEAMFGSEQGPRQTESLLPKLGLQNEVIDQEAEKESAAMSVESVTLVEVEASLGTLENESLSETTMYLENEAEVLAGETRTEVEEGTRSEEIPEGLDVESLSLAEDLQTDALMEELLCTVPGPIAGVTEAQVDQEVVGANISDELDPVQRLFLEKIREYNNLRRSSGGPVEEESDHERHLSEETAKLQRLYGGGDLSSFPQFTFTEPELDQDPK; encoded by the exons ATGGCGGCTGCTTTCTTCAGGAGAAGATCGTGTTTAAAT TATCTTCACAGAGAGTTGTGTAGAGTTGTGTGGAGGCCGCAGGCGGCTCTGTACTGCTCCAAACCTTCAGACAGAAAACTTCCACGAATAACTCACATCAGTAAGAAAGACAATC AAAAAGCCAAACCTCAGCCTGCGGTCGATGTTGCTAAACTCCTGGAACAACTATTCTCCCAAAGGAGGCCAGGCACAGCGCCCCCAGGTGCTGGTAAAG CTACCAAAGACTCAACCATCTCCTCAACAAATGTCTCCACCTCAGATGTTCCTCATTCGTCAAAAACAAATCCAGCAGtttctgtttctcctgctgcgtcTACAATTACATCTACTTTAAACGCTGCATCGCTTTCCCCTCAACCAACACCAGCATCTTCCACAGAGCAGCCTCCTGGTTTTATCCAGGACTTTACCGCTGATGCTGTTTCTACAACCTCAGCTTCTCCAACGTCTGGATCCGCAGTGGCTTCAGCATTTGAAACTTCAGCCCAAACGCTAGAAACCAAAGTAGaaactgctgcagagacagataATGTAGAGAAATCACTTGTTTCAGCTGTCAAAACTGCAACAGAACCGTCAACAGAGTCGAGTCATCATCTTGTAGAAGCATTAGAAACTCAGGCTCCTGTTGTTGAAGGTCCAGTAGAGCCTCTGATAGACATCACAGTAGGTACAGCTCCAGAAATACAAATGATAAGCAAAGAttcaggagaggagggaacCCTATACGCAACCATAGTAGAGTCCTCAGTAGAAACTGCAATAGAATCATCAGTTAAGACTAGTATTAATCCTGTAGAGGCAGTAGAAGCTCCAGTAGAGCCTCTGATAGACGTCACAGTAGATACAGCAGCTCCAGATTCAGGACAGGTGGGCATCTTGTACACAGTAGAACCCTCAGTAGAAACTGCAATagagacatcagcagacacaagCATCTCTCCTCAGGAAACGTCAGAGGGAGTAGCACCAGTTGAAGTTTCAGCAGAATCCATGATAGACATCACATTAATAGAAACTGCAGTAGAATCACCAGTAGAGGTCAGTCTTCCTCCAGTAGAAACCAGAGCTTCTGTTGCAGGATCAGTGGAGACGATAGCAACGGCTGAAGCTCCAGTTGAAAGAGAACAAGCCACGAGTGTGGATCTGGAAGTCGTCAGCGTCTCCTACACTACAACAGTAGAACCTTCATTCGAAACTACAGTAGACCCTTCAGGAGACGCCACTCTTCTCCCAGTGGTAACACTAGAAACTACAATAGCAACAGTAGAACCTTCATTAGAAAGTGCAGTAGATCCATCAGTAGAGTCCATGACCTCTGCTCTAGAGAGTGAAGCTGCTGATCTTGAACGTACAGTAGAAATTGAACATGCTGCTTCCATCCAAAATGCACAGGAACCTGCAGTTTTAGCTTCGGAAACCAAAGTAGAATCTAGAGTAGAATCAACCTCAGGAAACATCGCtgtcaaagaggagaagagcgaAGCTGCACAAATGACCTTAGAGTCTGTAACTCTACATTCAGTGAAAACCTCGGTGGATTCTTTGAAAACCGACGAGCTCCTCCAAACAAAGTTTACTCTCGATGAGAAAGTAGAGAAACGACTCCAGGAGCTGTTGGTCGGTGCAGAACACGAAGCTGCGGCCAAAGCTGAGAACACGGGCGAAGATGAGGGTGAGATTGTGTCTAAAGTTCTTTCACAGTGGAGCTCTCTGTCTGACGACCTTCaagagctggagggagaaacCGCCACATTGATGACAGAGCTCGTCTGTCGAATTCCTGCAGCGCCTCCGGGAACCGATGACGCGGTAAAAACGAGTTCAGCCTCTGATCAAACTGCCGGAGATAATGTCGCGTGTGTgcaggtggaggaagaagaagaagccatGACACTTGAATCCATAACTTTATCTGAGGTGGAGGCTGAAGTGGAAATTCTCGAAACTGAAGCTCTGCAAGAAACAAGTGATGCGCTGGAGAAAGAAGCTGATGCACTGgcaaaggaggagaagatggaagtGACGATGGCGACAGGGGATGTTGTTTATAGTGACACAGCAGAGGCTGAAATCTTAACGCTGGATTCCATCTCTGAAGCAGCTGATGTGATAGAAGCTGAGATTGCTTTCATGACGGAGGCCATGTTTGGCTCTGAGCAAGGACCGAGGCAGACTGAGTCTCTGCTTCCAAAGCTGGGGCTGCAGAATGAAGTGATTGATCAGGAAGCAGAAAAAGAGTCAGCGGCCATGTCTGTAGAGTCTGTGACGTTGGTGGAAGTTGAGGCCTCTCTAGGAACTCTGGAGAACGAGTCTCTGAGTGAAACCACGATGTATCTGGAGAATGAAGCCGAAGTTCTCGCTGGAGAGACGAGGACGGAGGTGGAGGAAGGAACGAGGTCTGAGGAGATCCCTGAGGGTCTGGACGTCGAGTCTCTGTCTCTGGCTGAAGATTTGCAGACTGATGCTctgatggaggagctgctgtgtACTGTTCCAGGCCCAATCGCAGGCGTGACAGAAGCTCAGGTCGATCAGGAGGTTGTAGGAGCAAATATTTCAGATG AGTTGGATCCAGTCCAGAGACTTTTCCTGGAGAAGATCAGAGAATACAACAACCTGCGCAG
- the LOC118118999 gene encoding mediator of DNA damage checkpoint protein 1 isoform X2: MAAAFFRRRSCLNYLHRELCRVVWRPQAALYCSKPSDRKLPRITHIKKAKPQPAVDVAKLLEQLFSQRRPGTAPPGAGKATKDSTISSTNVSTSDVPHSSKTNPAVSVSPAASTITSTLNAASLSPQPTPASSTEQPPGFIQDFTADAVSTTSASPTSGSAVASAFETSAQTLETKVETAAETDNVEKSLVSAVKTATEPSTESSHHLVEALETQAPVVEGPVEPLIDITVGTAPEIQMISKDSGEEGTLYATIVESSVETAIESSVKTSINPVEAVEAPVEPLIDVTVDTAAPDSGQVGILYTVEPSVETAIETSADTSISPQETSEGVAPVEVSAESMIDITLIETAVESPVEVSLPPVETRASVAGSVETIATAEAPVEREQATSVDLEVVSVSYTTTVEPSFETTVDPSGDATLLPVVTLETTIATVEPSLESAVDPSVESMTSALESEAADLERTVEIEHAASIQNAQEPAVLASETKVESRVESTSGNIAVKEEKSEAAQMTLESVTLHSVKTSVDSLKTDELLQTKFTLDEKVEKRLQELLVGAEHEAAAKAENTGEDEGEIVSKVLSQWSSLSDDLQELEGETATLMTELVCRIPAAPPGTDDAVKTSSASDQTAGDNVACVQVEEEEEAMTLESITLSEVEAEVEILETEALQETSDALEKEADALAKEEKMEVTMATGDVVYSDTAEAEILTLDSISEAADVIEAEIAFMTEAMFGSEQGPRQTESLLPKLGLQNEVIDQEAEKESAAMSVESVTLVEVEASLGTLENESLSETTMYLENEAEVLAGETRTEVEEGTRSEEIPEGLDVESLSLAEDLQTDALMEELLCTVPGPIAGVTEAQVDQEVVGANISDELDPVQRLFLEKIREYNNLRRSSGGPVEEESDHERHLSEETAKLQRLYGGGDLSSFPQFTFTEPELDQDPK, translated from the exons ATGGCGGCTGCTTTCTTCAGGAGAAGATCGTGTTTAAAT TATCTTCACAGAGAGTTGTGTAGAGTTGTGTGGAGGCCGCAGGCGGCTCTGTACTGCTCCAAACCTTCAGACAGAAAACTTCCACGAATAACTCACATCA AAAAAGCCAAACCTCAGCCTGCGGTCGATGTTGCTAAACTCCTGGAACAACTATTCTCCCAAAGGAGGCCAGGCACAGCGCCCCCAGGTGCTGGTAAAG CTACCAAAGACTCAACCATCTCCTCAACAAATGTCTCCACCTCAGATGTTCCTCATTCGTCAAAAACAAATCCAGCAGtttctgtttctcctgctgcgtcTACAATTACATCTACTTTAAACGCTGCATCGCTTTCCCCTCAACCAACACCAGCATCTTCCACAGAGCAGCCTCCTGGTTTTATCCAGGACTTTACCGCTGATGCTGTTTCTACAACCTCAGCTTCTCCAACGTCTGGATCCGCAGTGGCTTCAGCATTTGAAACTTCAGCCCAAACGCTAGAAACCAAAGTAGaaactgctgcagagacagataATGTAGAGAAATCACTTGTTTCAGCTGTCAAAACTGCAACAGAACCGTCAACAGAGTCGAGTCATCATCTTGTAGAAGCATTAGAAACTCAGGCTCCTGTTGTTGAAGGTCCAGTAGAGCCTCTGATAGACATCACAGTAGGTACAGCTCCAGAAATACAAATGATAAGCAAAGAttcaggagaggagggaacCCTATACGCAACCATAGTAGAGTCCTCAGTAGAAACTGCAATAGAATCATCAGTTAAGACTAGTATTAATCCTGTAGAGGCAGTAGAAGCTCCAGTAGAGCCTCTGATAGACGTCACAGTAGATACAGCAGCTCCAGATTCAGGACAGGTGGGCATCTTGTACACAGTAGAACCCTCAGTAGAAACTGCAATagagacatcagcagacacaagCATCTCTCCTCAGGAAACGTCAGAGGGAGTAGCACCAGTTGAAGTTTCAGCAGAATCCATGATAGACATCACATTAATAGAAACTGCAGTAGAATCACCAGTAGAGGTCAGTCTTCCTCCAGTAGAAACCAGAGCTTCTGTTGCAGGATCAGTGGAGACGATAGCAACGGCTGAAGCTCCAGTTGAAAGAGAACAAGCCACGAGTGTGGATCTGGAAGTCGTCAGCGTCTCCTACACTACAACAGTAGAACCTTCATTCGAAACTACAGTAGACCCTTCAGGAGACGCCACTCTTCTCCCAGTGGTAACACTAGAAACTACAATAGCAACAGTAGAACCTTCATTAGAAAGTGCAGTAGATCCATCAGTAGAGTCCATGACCTCTGCTCTAGAGAGTGAAGCTGCTGATCTTGAACGTACAGTAGAAATTGAACATGCTGCTTCCATCCAAAATGCACAGGAACCTGCAGTTTTAGCTTCGGAAACCAAAGTAGAATCTAGAGTAGAATCAACCTCAGGAAACATCGCtgtcaaagaggagaagagcgaAGCTGCACAAATGACCTTAGAGTCTGTAACTCTACATTCAGTGAAAACCTCGGTGGATTCTTTGAAAACCGACGAGCTCCTCCAAACAAAGTTTACTCTCGATGAGAAAGTAGAGAAACGACTCCAGGAGCTGTTGGTCGGTGCAGAACACGAAGCTGCGGCCAAAGCTGAGAACACGGGCGAAGATGAGGGTGAGATTGTGTCTAAAGTTCTTTCACAGTGGAGCTCTCTGTCTGACGACCTTCaagagctggagggagaaacCGCCACATTGATGACAGAGCTCGTCTGTCGAATTCCTGCAGCGCCTCCGGGAACCGATGACGCGGTAAAAACGAGTTCAGCCTCTGATCAAACTGCCGGAGATAATGTCGCGTGTGTgcaggtggaggaagaagaagaagccatGACACTTGAATCCATAACTTTATCTGAGGTGGAGGCTGAAGTGGAAATTCTCGAAACTGAAGCTCTGCAAGAAACAAGTGATGCGCTGGAGAAAGAAGCTGATGCACTGgcaaaggaggagaagatggaagtGACGATGGCGACAGGGGATGTTGTTTATAGTGACACAGCAGAGGCTGAAATCTTAACGCTGGATTCCATCTCTGAAGCAGCTGATGTGATAGAAGCTGAGATTGCTTTCATGACGGAGGCCATGTTTGGCTCTGAGCAAGGACCGAGGCAGACTGAGTCTCTGCTTCCAAAGCTGGGGCTGCAGAATGAAGTGATTGATCAGGAAGCAGAAAAAGAGTCAGCGGCCATGTCTGTAGAGTCTGTGACGTTGGTGGAAGTTGAGGCCTCTCTAGGAACTCTGGAGAACGAGTCTCTGAGTGAAACCACGATGTATCTGGAGAATGAAGCCGAAGTTCTCGCTGGAGAGACGAGGACGGAGGTGGAGGAAGGAACGAGGTCTGAGGAGATCCCTGAGGGTCTGGACGTCGAGTCTCTGTCTCTGGCTGAAGATTTGCAGACTGATGCTctgatggaggagctgctgtgtACTGTTCCAGGCCCAATCGCAGGCGTGACAGAAGCTCAGGTCGATCAGGAGGTTGTAGGAGCAAATATTTCAGATG AGTTGGATCCAGTCCAGAGACTTTTCCTGGAGAAGATCAGAGAATACAACAACCTGCGCAG